A window of Paraburkholderia bryophila contains these coding sequences:
- the wecC gene encoding UDP-N-acetyl-D-mannosamine dehydrogenase: protein MSFEVISVIGLGYIGLPTAAVFAARRKQVIGVDVNQHAVDTINLGEIHIVEPELDMLVHAAVTQGYLRATSTPEPADAFLVAVPTPFADGHKPDLSYIEAASRAIAPVLKKGDLVVLESTSPVGATERMAAWMAEVRPDLTFPQQAGENSDIRIAHCPERVLPGHVLRELVENDRVIGGMTPKCGELARDLYQCFVRGECILTDARTAEMCKLTENSFRDVNIAFANEMSVICDKLDINVWELIRLANRHPRVSILQPGPGVGGHCIAVDPWFIVDSAPEQARLIRTARNVNDDKPRYVIERVERAAKRFREPVIACLGLAFKANIDDLRESPALEIARELAERFAGQVLVVEPNIRTLPGVLEGKARLCELNDALAEADVILVLVDHAPFKRVDPVRLQAKVVIDTRGLLANG, encoded by the coding sequence ATGAGTTTCGAAGTCATCTCAGTGATCGGCCTGGGCTATATCGGCTTGCCGACCGCGGCGGTTTTCGCGGCACGCAGAAAGCAGGTGATCGGCGTGGACGTGAATCAGCACGCGGTCGACACGATCAACCTCGGCGAGATTCACATCGTGGAGCCCGAGTTGGACATGCTGGTGCACGCGGCGGTGACGCAAGGCTATTTGCGCGCGACCTCGACGCCGGAGCCGGCCGATGCATTTCTGGTCGCGGTGCCGACGCCCTTCGCCGACGGTCATAAACCCGACCTCAGCTATATCGAAGCCGCGAGCCGGGCGATTGCGCCGGTACTGAAGAAGGGCGATCTGGTGGTGCTCGAGTCGACCTCGCCGGTCGGCGCGACTGAGCGGATGGCCGCGTGGATGGCCGAGGTTCGTCCGGATCTGACGTTCCCGCAGCAGGCCGGCGAAAACTCGGATATCCGGATCGCGCACTGTCCCGAGCGTGTGCTGCCGGGGCACGTGCTTCGCGAACTGGTCGAGAACGACCGCGTGATCGGCGGCATGACGCCGAAATGCGGCGAGCTGGCGCGCGATCTGTACCAGTGCTTCGTGCGCGGTGAGTGCATTCTGACCGACGCGCGCACCGCCGAAATGTGCAAGCTCACCGAGAACTCGTTTCGCGACGTGAATATCGCGTTCGCGAACGAGATGTCGGTCATTTGCGACAAGCTCGACATCAACGTGTGGGAGTTGATCCGGCTGGCCAATCGTCATCCGCGCGTGAGTATTCTTCAGCCGGGACCGGGTGTGGGCGGGCACTGCATTGCGGTGGACCCGTGGTTCATCGTCGATTCGGCGCCGGAGCAGGCGCGTCTGATCCGCACCGCGCGCAACGTCAACGACGACAAGCCGCGCTACGTGATCGAGCGGGTCGAGCGTGCGGCGAAGCGCTTCAGGGAGCCGGTCATTGCCTGCCTCGGGTTGGCGTTCAAGGCGAATATCGACGACTTGCGCGAGAGTCCGGCGCTGGAAATCGCGCGCGAGCTGGCGGAGCGGTTTGCCGGGCAGGTGCTGGTGGTCGAGCCGAATATCAGAACACTGCCGGGCGTGCTGGAGGGTAAGGCACGGCTTTGCGAGCTGAACGATGCGCTCGCCGAAGCGGACGTGATTCTGGTTCTCGTCGATCATGCGCCGTTCAAGCGCGTCGATCCGGTGCGATTGCAGGCGAAGGTGGTGATCGATACGCGTGGATTGCTGGCGAATGGTTAA
- the wecB gene encoding non-hydrolyzing UDP-N-acetylglucosamine 2-epimerase → MRRRVLLTFGTRPEAIKMAPLVKRLQRAAGMECLVCVTGQHREMLDQVLELFDIRPDFDLNVMKRGQDLYDVTVSIMLGMRDVLSACRPDMVLVHGDTTTTLAATLAAFYQRIPVGHVEAGLRTGNLLSPWPEEANRKITSVLASLHFAPTERARDNLLAEGVAAPRIVVTGNTVIDALLQVRGKLATDAALCHAAERLLPRLAPERRVILVTGHRRESFGSGFEQICAALLQIARAYPDVDIVYPVHLNPSVREPVNRLLTGVANIHLLEPLDYLPFVRLMDRASLILTDSGGVQEEAPSLGKPVLVMRETTERQEAVDAGVVRLVGTHAQRIVEGVAQLLDDADRYRAMTRGGNPYGNGHASERIVDALATFWNDAIAA, encoded by the coding sequence ATGAGAAGAAGAGTTTTGCTGACGTTCGGCACCCGGCCCGAGGCCATCAAGATGGCGCCGCTCGTCAAGCGGCTGCAACGTGCCGCCGGGATGGAGTGCCTCGTGTGCGTGACCGGCCAGCATCGGGAGATGCTCGATCAGGTACTCGAACTGTTCGACATTCGCCCGGACTTCGATCTGAACGTGATGAAGCGCGGCCAGGACCTGTACGACGTGACCGTGTCGATCATGCTCGGCATGCGCGACGTGCTGAGCGCGTGCCGACCCGACATGGTGCTCGTTCACGGCGACACGACCACGACGTTGGCCGCGACGCTCGCGGCGTTCTATCAGCGGATTCCGGTCGGCCATGTCGAAGCGGGTTTGCGAACCGGCAATTTATTGTCGCCTTGGCCCGAAGAGGCCAACCGCAAGATAACCAGCGTGCTGGCCTCGCTGCACTTCGCGCCGACCGAACGGGCGCGAGACAACCTGCTGGCGGAAGGCGTCGCCGCGCCGCGCATCGTGGTGACGGGCAACACGGTCATCGACGCGTTGCTGCAGGTGCGCGGCAAGCTCGCGACGGATGCCGCGCTGTGTCACGCCGCCGAGCGGCTGCTGCCACGATTGGCGCCTGAACGGCGCGTGATTCTGGTGACGGGGCATCGGCGCGAAAGTTTCGGCTCGGGCTTCGAACAGATTTGCGCCGCGTTGCTGCAGATTGCGCGCGCGTATCCGGATGTCGACATCGTGTACCCGGTGCATCTGAATCCGAGCGTGCGCGAGCCGGTGAACCGGTTGCTGACCGGCGTGGCGAATATCCATCTGCTGGAGCCGCTCGACTACCTGCCGTTCGTGCGGTTGATGGATCGCGCGTCGCTGATTCTGACCGACTCGGGCGGCGTGCAGGAAGAAGCGCCGTCGCTCGGCAAACCGGTGCTTGTGATGCGCGAAACGACCGAACGTCAGGAAGCGGTCGACGCCGGCGTCGTGCGGCTGGTGGGCACCCACGCGCAGCGCATCGTCGAAGGCGTGGCGCAGTTGCTGGACGACGCCGACCGTTATCGCGCCATGACGCGCGGCGGCAATCCGTACGGAAATGGCCACGCCAGCGAACGCATTGTCGATGCGCTCGCAACGTTCTGGAACGACGCGATCGCGGCCTGA